The Nitrospira sp. genome contains a region encoding:
- a CDS encoding efflux RND transporter periplasmic adaptor subunit has translation MRRIGLIVSVLAIGLAIGGYVFFNGERKAPVRYRTAAVERGQVVSVVSATGTINPVVLVQVGTQVSGMIKSLHADFNSSVKAGDTVATIDPEPFKARREQAFSNLEMARSNGAHSKADLAQRKRELDRAQSLLPQQFVSQNDVDVALTNFESAQAQVRVAEAQVKQAEAALNATELELKYTVIRSPVDGIVVARNIEVGQTVAASFSTPNLFLIALDLTKMQVDTNVSESDIGGMTEGKEAVFTVDAYPGMSFFGTIKQVRLAPINVQNVVTYNVVVGVDNRDLRLKPGMTANVSIIVAQKDHVLKVPNAALRFMPPKGEGARQGSDGRPAKGDGGRPVKFDVRTMASRTIWKPGENGDLAALSVETGISDGVTTEILSGGLTEGDMVVVGIEQPFGEKKGSELPPGFGNQPQRPRPRGGT, from the coding sequence ATGCGCCGTATTGGGTTGATTGTCAGCGTGTTAGCCATCGGGTTGGCCATAGGTGGCTATGTGTTTTTCAACGGGGAGCGTAAAGCGCCCGTCCGCTACCGCACGGCTGCGGTCGAGCGTGGTCAGGTCGTTTCCGTGGTCAGCGCAACAGGGACGATCAATCCGGTTGTGTTGGTCCAGGTCGGCACGCAGGTGTCGGGGATGATCAAGAGCCTCCACGCGGATTTCAATTCGAGCGTCAAGGCTGGAGATACCGTAGCGACCATCGATCCCGAACCGTTCAAGGCCCGCCGAGAACAGGCCTTCAGCAATCTGGAGATGGCCCGTTCGAACGGGGCACACTCCAAGGCCGACCTGGCTCAGCGCAAGCGCGAATTAGACCGAGCCCAGTCATTGTTGCCTCAGCAGTTTGTTTCGCAAAATGACGTCGATGTCGCACTCACTAATTTCGAAAGCGCGCAAGCACAGGTGCGGGTTGCCGAGGCGCAGGTCAAGCAGGCCGAGGCAGCCTTAAATGCGACTGAGTTGGAATTGAAATACACTGTCATTCGATCGCCCGTCGACGGTATCGTTGTTGCCAGGAACATCGAAGTCGGGCAGACAGTTGCGGCCAGCTTCTCCACGCCTAATCTGTTTCTGATTGCCCTCGATCTCACCAAAATGCAGGTCGATACCAATGTGAGTGAATCGGATATCGGCGGAATGACAGAGGGCAAGGAAGCCGTTTTTACGGTGGATGCCTATCCTGGCATGTCATTTTTCGGCACCATCAAGCAGGTGCGGCTCGCACCCATCAATGTGCAGAATGTCGTGACCTACAACGTAGTGGTTGGAGTGGATAACAGGGATCTGCGGTTAAAACCCGGCATGACCGCCAACGTATCGATCATCGTGGCCCAGAAGGACCATGTACTCAAGGTTCCCAACGCAGCCCTCCGGTTCATGCCTCCAAAGGGTGAGGGAGCCCGGCAGGGGTCCGACGGGAGACCCGCTAAAGGGGACGGAGGCCGTCCGGTCAAGTTCGACGTTCGAACGATGGCGTCGAGAACCATCTGGAAGCCTGGAGAGAACGGTGATCTGGCTGCTCTCTCGGTAGAGACCGGTATCTCGGACGGTGTGACGACAGAGATCCTTTCCGGTGGCCTGACGGAAGGAGATATGGTCGTGGTTGGGATCGAACAGCCGTTCGGCGAAAAGAAGGGCAGCGAATTGCCGCCGGGGTTTGGTAACCAGCCGCAGCGTCCTCGTCCACGCGGGGGTACCTGA
- a CDS encoding ABC transporter ATP-binding protein: MTPLIVCEDIWKVYRLGDVEVQALRGLNLTIQQGEFVAIMGSSGSGKSTLMNILGCLDQPTRGQYRLNGQEVGHLRSDQLAEIRNRQIGFVFQSFNLIPRTSALENAQLPLFYRGLSMKEQRALASAALQRVGLSGREHHAPTQLSGGQQQRVAIARALVTAPSLLLADEPTGNLDTQSSQEIMGILGGLNRDGITVILVTHEVDIAAYASREIVIKDGQILSDRVAEGRSQIVGA; encoded by the coding sequence GTGACTCCCTTGATTGTGTGCGAAGATATTTGGAAGGTCTACCGCCTCGGTGATGTCGAGGTGCAGGCGTTGCGCGGGCTAAATCTCACGATTCAGCAGGGTGAGTTTGTCGCGATCATGGGTTCAAGTGGATCGGGGAAGTCCACACTGATGAACATCCTCGGCTGTCTCGATCAACCCACGAGGGGACAATACCGGCTAAACGGCCAGGAAGTTGGACACTTGCGGTCCGATCAGTTGGCAGAGATTCGGAATCGCCAGATCGGTTTTGTCTTTCAAAGTTTCAACCTCATTCCCCGGACCAGTGCGTTGGAAAACGCTCAGTTGCCGTTGTTCTACCGAGGACTTTCTATGAAGGAGCAGCGTGCGTTGGCATCTGCCGCGCTTCAACGTGTCGGATTGAGCGGGCGCGAACATCATGCTCCCACGCAACTTTCGGGAGGCCAGCAACAACGGGTGGCGATTGCTCGGGCGCTGGTGACCGCACCCTCGTTGCTGTTGGCCGACGAGCCGACCGGAAACCTCGATACACAGTCCAGCCAAGAAATCATGGGCATTCTCGGAGGGTTGAACCGGGACGGTATTACGGTGATCTTGGTGACCCATGAGGTCGATATTGCCGCCTATGCTTCGCGCGAAATTGTCATCAAGGACGGGCAGATCTTGAGCGATCGAGTGGCCGAGGGACGATCTCAAATTGTGGGGGCATAA
- a CDS encoding ABC transporter permease encodes MSAFVWLTIVTALRILGRNRLRAGLTMLGIIIGVGAVIAMVSIGEGAKRAVQRQIATMGTNVIFIWPGSTTAGGVRGAMGSAVTLTVGDALDLKKKLPLLSDTGWYKRDQAQIVYGNRNWNCSIQGASPSLLSIRDWSFSSGGSFTQEDLDGAARVALLGQTVVENLFDPGEEPVGAVIRIRNVPFHVIGILSPKGQSPQGWDQDDVVIIPFSTAERKVFGTLFLGSVTAIVTSTDRTEDLPDAAEQIRDLMRSRHRLQSGQSDDFTIRTLVDIGQVQEGTSQTLTVMLMAIASISLFVGGIGIMNILLVSVTERTREIGVRLAVGAKRRHIMMQFLIEAMTLSVVGGCIGILFGVLSARLTTVIAGWPTIISSDTVIVAFAFSVVVGLFFGLYPANKASRLNPIEALRYE; translated from the coding sequence ATGTCCGCATTCGTGTGGCTGACCATCGTCACTGCACTGCGCATCCTCGGGCGAAACCGACTGCGCGCCGGCTTGACGATGCTCGGGATCATTATTGGTGTCGGGGCGGTCATCGCCATGGTCAGCATTGGGGAGGGAGCCAAACGGGCCGTACAGCGGCAAATAGCCACAATGGGGACCAATGTCATCTTTATCTGGCCTGGCTCCACGACTGCGGGTGGGGTACGTGGGGCAATGGGCAGCGCGGTGACATTGACCGTCGGAGATGCCCTGGACCTGAAGAAGAAGCTCCCGCTTCTGTCCGATACGGGCTGGTACAAACGTGATCAGGCGCAGATCGTGTACGGCAACCGCAACTGGAATTGCTCGATTCAAGGAGCGTCGCCCAGTCTCCTCAGTATTCGAGACTGGTCCTTCAGCAGCGGGGGCTCCTTTACTCAGGAAGATTTGGATGGCGCAGCTCGGGTGGCGCTGCTTGGGCAGACGGTGGTTGAGAACCTGTTCGATCCCGGCGAGGAGCCAGTCGGGGCGGTGATTCGTATAAGAAACGTGCCGTTTCATGTCATTGGGATTCTGTCGCCTAAAGGGCAGTCCCCTCAGGGATGGGATCAGGACGATGTCGTGATCATCCCGTTCAGTACGGCCGAGCGGAAAGTTTTTGGGACGCTCTTTCTTGGGTCGGTGACAGCCATCGTCACATCCACGGATCGAACCGAGGATCTGCCGGACGCGGCAGAGCAGATTCGAGACCTCATGAGGTCTCGTCATCGTCTGCAAAGTGGTCAGTCGGACGATTTTACGATCCGCACGCTGGTCGATATCGGTCAGGTACAGGAGGGAACCAGTCAAACCTTGACGGTCATGTTGATGGCGATCGCCTCTATCTCGCTGTTCGTCGGCGGAATCGGCATCATGAACATTCTGCTGGTTTCTGTGACCGAGCGTACAAGAGAGATCGGCGTGCGTCTGGCAGTGGGGGCAAAGCGACGGCATATCATGATGCAGTTCCTGATCGAGGCGATGACCCTCAGCGTGGTTGGCGGCTGTATCGGCATCCTCTTTGGAGTTCTAAGTGCCCGCTTGACGACGGTGATTGCCGGCTGGCCGACTATTATTTCGAGCGACACAGTTATAGTGGCATTTGCCTTTTCCGTCGTGGTGGGCCTCTTCTTCGGTTTATATCCGGCCAATAAAGCCTCTCGGCTCAATCCCATCGAAGCGTTGCGCTACGAGTAA